The Deltaproteobacteria bacterium genome window below encodes:
- a CDS encoding PIN domain-containing protein, which produces MRTFVVDTHALVWFLAHDSRLSEKARTVLQDPTVRLIIPAIVLAEIKYLSSKSLSF; this is translated from the coding sequence GTGAGAACGTTTGTCGTCGATACCCATGCCCTGGTCTGGTTCCTTGCTCACGACTCTCGCTTGAGCGAGAAGGCACGTACTGTTCTTCAAGATCCCACTGTTCGCCTTATCATCCCAGCCATAGTCTTGGCTGAGATCAAATACCTGAGCAGTAAAAGTCTTTCATTTTGA
- a CDS encoding type II toxin-antitoxin system HicB family antitoxin has translation MEYTVLIHTAEEGGYWVEVPALPGCFFQGETLDEALENAHEAIELHLEGSRQQNSTQLSAVSPGSQKAR, from the coding sequence ATGGAATACACGGTGTTGATTCACACTGCCGAGGAAGGCGGATATTGGGTGGAAGTTCCTGCTTTGCCGGGTTGTTTCTTCCAAGGAGAGACCCTCGATGAAGCACTGGAAAACGCTCACGAAGCGATTGAGCTGCACCTTGAAGGGAGCCGTCAGCAAAACAGCACTCAGCTCTCAGCGGTCAGCCCAGGGAGCCAGAAGGCACGTTGA